The genome window TATCTTAATGTCTAACTCTGAGTGGGAGATCGATACCACTTATGTTTTCTACAGTAAATATAAAAGCTTGGCTCTTTCAAATAAGTTGTTTTACACACAGATTAAACAAACaagatataaataaaataaaatcactgGACAGTGGACACAAATATACAGTTTCCACAACCCATGTTAATATATTAGTAGTAGATCAAATATGTAGATAGATATGTCACTATATGTACAGATGTCCATTTTCATTTTCAACTCATTTCGTACTTCATATTTTAGatgaccaaatatgtatatatgctgacagttattttactcacttatttttcatagtcttttattattattatcattattattttaatttttttcttgatTTGATTTCTGATttgattaatctgtgtgaatctgtgttgtcctgtttttcacgcttaccctgttgctgcttgtacaactgaatttccccacggggattaataaaggtccatcttatcttataacATGTTAGCTTCTGAGATTTAATGGTGCTTGAAAGCAGGTTTTGTTACCTTTGGAGACAGCCATGTTAACTGTTTGGCTATGTACTGTAAACTAGCTTGCCGCAAGATGTAGCTCCATATTTAACAGAAAGACATGAGAGTTGAATCTCTCTTATGTCTTGCTCTCAGTATGTTTACAGTGGGaacaatgtatttatttactttaactcaacatttatttatattctaATCATACATTTTGCAAGTCTTCACCCCTCTTTTATGCTATAATATGCATTTTATAGTGACGTTGGACTTACCAGGGAACTCCAGAGGTTTCACTTTTTTCTGAAGATCTTTTTTCAGAACATTCATGACCTGCAGCTACACGATAAatagttttattttattctatcaTAAAACAAGCATCACTATCGAACAGTCCAAATAACTAGGGGGAAAAAAAAAGACGGAAATATATAATGAAACAAACTATAAACGGTGAATAGCAAACTAAAGAAAGCAAAGTATTTTGCTTCAGATCAAGCAAGCTCAAGCTGATGTTTGCCTCTTCACATTGCTGAATCTATACTTTGCatcaaaatacatttattttatgaacataattgttttgtttcagtTAAATGAAAAGATGTCAACGGTCGTGGTCCAGGTGCTGAAGGACTACTCTGGCAAAAACACGACCACGGAGCAGGCCTGGGATTTCATCCAGAAGAATGTGAGTTGGAAAAACGGATCCAGGCTTCGATTCAAGATGCTCCTTTTGTCCTATAATCTTATCTCTTTTTGTCAAAAGGATTTTATATCATGACAGAGTAATCGAAACTAAAGTACAGAAAGAAGTGTTCCTGTTATTCAAAGATATATCTGGATACACAGGCCTCAACTTAAAATAGATTCATGGAtgaaaatgaataataataataaaaaaaaaaagaatatcaaaatgttcccttaaaggtggggtaggtcatttttgagaaaccagctccagtgcgctagaatttgaaaatacacaacccctcctccaacacacacgaacgccacatgaccaatgagggcacgagataagtttgtgcacagatggaaggctgacaggcaggtaggccatccagttattttagccgggccggctaaaatgactggtcgtgctttttacagtactacggcttccacagatgacattttattatggattttttgtcaaagcacttaagatattcattgctatcgggatgttaagagcattccatggaatataacaaaaagtgtatctcgagccggtttctcaaacttacctaccccacctttaactgccacacacatactgtagcaaaaaagggaaaaaacacatttgaacaTCAAAACCcgttaacggcccgtccacacagcggcgtgcgttgaagcttccaacgcttctgcccattcactttgaatggggtgacgtcatttttagccgaactgcattttgggaagcgacgttgagcgttgctggcgttgctcgcttcaaacaaaagttgagcaatgttcaacttttggcacctcggcagaagcgtcagccaatgaaatcccgtttatgcaaatctgccagtacaagcgctagccaatcaaaccgcgtgtatgctgggagactacgcaggtcatttcctcatattccaaaaaatggagggaaaattcattatagcgatagtgaatcacccggtgctgtatgatcagtctctgttcatctaccgggatacaaaccggaggagcgaggcatggagggaggtggcagagacagtgggtgaaactggtaggttttcgccggtttggggattttatatccagtttacttcgttttaacattgctattgctttgtatgtcgggggcgggagattcatgtgattggttgttggtcgcaaaaaatccccaagcttcagatacgcccacctccaagcgtcaacgcacgccgctgtgagGACGGGCTGTAACTCTCATTATTCAGATGACCTCTGAATAAGGCCACTTAAAGGATAAGttcatttctttttaaatattatcATTGAAACATATTTTCCTTCACTTAATTTAATTGATCAATTAAAAAACTATAAACCTTCTAGTCATTAAGGGGCTGTAATACCGGTAATACTTGACTTGTGGCTTGTTGGCTGAATTGTCTTGTATGACACAGAAGGTGTGCAAAAACCTAATTTCTAaataaagtaactaaagctgaGTAGAAATGGCATTAAAGGTACAGACCCAAGTAAAGGTATGATCAAAACAACATGTATGAGCATTCTAGTTGACATAGTAAAACGACACAACTTTGATAAGTTTAAACAACAAAACTGCTTGGTTAGTTTTAGAAAAAGATTGTTGTTTGGGTTGAAAATAAGAAAGTGTGTTGCCTATATAACTATGTGACGTAGTGACGTATGTGACATGGTACAACTAACATTGTAACTTACGTAAAACAACCTAATGTGTGTACTTTTAGTTTCTAAAGGAACACATTTCCTGGATGAAAGTCTTGGGTTTGTCAGACCAAACCCTGAACCTTGTCATCTTCCGTATTCGTGGACTTTGACTGTCTTTATACGACGACAAATGACTTCCTCCTTTGCTCCAGTCATAACTACTTCAGCCACTAGAGGTCGTAATGAGCTGCATTCAATGACGACCTATAGGTCAAGTTTGTTGAGTAAGGACACCTTATAAgtgtatttctgtgtgtgtagaTGGAGTGCTGTGGCTGGAGCAGCCGTCTGGACTGGAGCGAGAACGAGGTGATCGCCAACAGCTCCCAGCTGCTGTTTCCCTGCTCCTGCCAGAACATCTCGGCCTCCACCGGGAACTTTTCCGACAGCAGCTTCTGTGAGGCTCAGACGCCCGACTGGCCCGTATACGACACGGTAAACACTGTTTTTCTATTTCTAAAGGTTGCCTTAGTTTCCTGTTTACTGTTGCATGATTGTGTTCTTCGTGTATTCATTCTTCTGTCTTCTGATTACTCACCTTCAGGGTTGTGCTGCCAGCGTGGAGAGCTGGCTGCTCACCAACCTCGGGGTCGTTCTGGGTATCTGCCTTGGAGTGGCTCTGATTGAGGTACATTGTCATTGATACATTGTCATGGTCTTTCTATAAAGTTACACTGGGGGCGCAAAGTCTTTAGTCTGATCTGAAAGCTCTCGGTACAACTGGCGGATAAAACAATCAACCAAGACAAAACGGAACAACCACACAGTGATGTGATTGcagatatgttttttttttcatgaattAAAAAACAACGCTGTCTATTAAGTACTTTAATATAGTGACCACATAGTAAAAGCCCCGATACATCATGTCACAGTACAAACAGCATATTCATTGTGAGGCTGCGGCTTACTTTCAATCAAAAATAGCCATTACAAACAAGTACGTGTTTTAAAGATAaacattatttatattttatgttttagaGATAGAAAAAGTTTCGTAGACATACAATATTTAAAGATGTGCACTCATAGATAAAACATGTCTTAAAGATGAAAAAGGTTTTAATGAAGGATTGATCTATGTTTTTGTTTGACAGCTGGTGGGGATGATCTTGTCCATCTGCCTGTGCAGGAACATCCACACAGAGGACTACACCAAAGTGCCAAAGTACTAAAGCAGCTGACTGGAGGaacagaaagaaagagagggaaccttaaaataatgcattTTGTTCACCATCTTGTATTTGGTGAAACATTTGTCCAAATGTaaaattatttgtttgttttataccTCGTTAGATTTTTCTCGTGAGCAACTTCCACCTTATTTTATTTCTGTGACTTCGTTTTTGTGCACTTTAGAGAGAGATGCTGATAATGATTTTGATTACATTTATACAAGACTACATTTTATCAGGAACCTGTTGGTTCCGATTAAAGCATCTCTGTAAATGATCGCTTCTTGATTTTAGCTTTCCCCAAAAATCTGAAGAGAAATCACGTTTTATCGTCTGTAGcgtaagaagctaagctaacgttagcatgaCAACTGATTTGAACAACTGGAAAAATCCTCTGTGTGaggcatgtttttttgttttttatacacCAGCGTTCTGAGTTATTGTGAAATGTTTTTAGTCATTTGTATATAATTTTAGTCATTCTTTGTGTGAATTTGACTCAAAAAAAAGTCTGCCAGTGTTTTATTTAGCAGctggtttttaaaagttggcAGTTTGTGTATTTCTCTTCTTAAATTTTGTCCTGGAAATAATAGAAATAATGTGGTACTAAAGAGGAATTTATGATACTTGTTTTGGGAAAGTATCACTCCGAGTTTACAATTGTCTTCGACAAGCAAAAACAAGATTTTCCTTTTTTAAGATAGCTTTAAGTTTATATTTGACCTAAAATAGATCCAGTTTAAGGAGTGAATTGTTTCTTAACTGTTTTTGAAATATATGAACTTAAATGTGGAAAGGGGATACAATTATTTAGGCGGAAGAAATATTTTTTGCGAAGATCCGTCTTGGAAATTTGTTTATACAGAAAAATCTTTTGAAATTCCGTTATGTAAACTTTTTCATTCTCATCCAAGATGTTGTGGTGTTTTTATAATGTACAAATCCAGTTTCTGGTTTCTTTTTATGTACAGTCAGTATGAAAAACAACCCATTAACCTTTATAATACTTTCTTAGACGGAAAGGGTACGTATGTTTGTAACTAGATGGACTGTTGGTAGCTTGATACGGAAGTGTGTACTCACAACATTTATCCTATCATTTGACCAATAAACTGATTACAGTGGCTCGTTGTTTGTCTTTAATTCACTTTCTGAGGTCGTAAAGCTGCAATCATCAAAATTGTATTATTTACGAATGAAATGACTAGTGTAAAATAAATTGTGtcgtctttaaaggtcccatgtcatgcttttccggttattacccgtccccttgtgtgttactTATGAATggtcaggagctccaacaagccgtttagggcAGAGAGTGagtacacatactatacagagatgcagtatgagaaaccaatgtgagtttggaaaattgcacaatataaatctattctagtagacctcaacaatggaattatgatcactagaaatggccatgacatgggacctttaatgctTTGATCTATAGACCATAGAAAT of Pseudochaenichthys georgianus chromosome 3, fPseGeo1.2, whole genome shotgun sequence contains these proteins:
- the LOC117439087 gene encoding CD82 antigen-like translates to MGKGCLTVTKYFLFLFNLIFFLCGVVIMGFGLWLLLDNQSFIVVLSNSTSVKAACYILIGVGAFSMLMGFLGCLGAIYEIRCLLGLYFTCLLLIVIAQVAAGALIYFQKETLNEKMSTVVVQVLKDYSGKNTTTEQAWDFIQKNMECCGWSSRLDWSENEVIANSSQLLFPCSCQNISASTGNFSDSSFCEAQTPDWPVYDTGCAASVESWLLTNLGVVLGICLGVALIELVGMILSICLCRNIHTEDYTKVPKY